A single Oxyura jamaicensis isolate SHBP4307 breed ruddy duck unplaced genomic scaffold, BPBGC_Ojam_1.0 oxyUn_random_OJ72027, whole genome shotgun sequence DNA region contains:
- the LOC118159782 gene encoding myosin heavy chain, embryonic smooth muscle isoform-like isoform X5, with amino-acid sequence MVDECTPRLAQAQRRRDLEAELRDLSNQVAALGRSLAQERGRSLTEGGALRALELAVGGAQARVGGACRARDRACERLRQQQEAGHSLWAELEAARAARAGAELRAQEAESRRQAREAELEQLRQAVTAAQHARRRAEQERDDMAARMPRPPSPT; translated from the exons ATGGTGGACGAGTGCACCCCCAGGCTGGCACAG GCCCAGCGCCGGAGGGACCTGGAGGCGGAGCTTCGTGACCTCAGCAACCAG GTGGCGGCGCTGGGGCGGAGCCTGGCTCAGGAGAGGGGGCGGAGCCTGACAGAGGGCGGGGCTCTGAGGGCGCTGGAGCTGGCAGTGGGCGGAGCCCAGGCACGGGTGGGCGGAGCCTGTCGGGCCCGGGACCGAGCCTGCGAGCGGTTGCGGCAGCAGCAG GAGGCGGGGCACAGCCTGTGGGCggagctggaggcagcacgTGCTGCTCGAGCAGGGGCGGAGCTTCGGGCGCAGGAGGCGGAGTCACGGCGCCAGGCCCGGGAGgcggagctggagcagctgcggCAG GCGGTGACAGCGGCCCAGCATGCCCGGCGGCGGGCGGAGCAGGAGCGCGATGACATGGCGGCCCGCATGCCCCGCCCACCCAGCCCCACGTGA
- the LOC118159782 gene encoding myosin heavy chain, embryonic smooth muscle isoform-like isoform X1, which yields MVDECTPRLAQAQRRRDLEAELRDLSNQVAALGRSLAQERGRSLTEGGALRALELAVGGAQARVGGACRARDRACERLRQQQAGHSLWAELEAARAARAGAELRAQEAESRRQAREAELEQLRQAVTAAQHARRRAEQERDDMAARMPRPPSPT from the exons ATGGTGGACGAGTGCACCCCCAGGCTGGCACAG GCCCAGCGCCGGAGGGACCTGGAGGCGGAGCTTCGTGACCTCAGCAACCAG GTGGCGGCGCTGGGGCGGAGCCTGGCTCAGGAGAGGGGGCGGAGCCTGACAGAGGGCGGGGCTCTGAGGGCGCTGGAGCTGGCAGTGGGCGGAGCCCAGGCACGGGTGGGCGGAGCCTGTCGGGCCCGGGACCGAGCCTGCGAGCGGTTGCGGCAGCAGCAG GCGGGGCACAGCCTGTGGGCggagctggaggcagcacgTGCTGCTCGAGCAGGGGCGGAGCTTCGGGCGCAGGAGGCGGAGTCACGGCGCCAGGCCCGGGAGgcggagctggagcagctgcggCAG GCGGTGACAGCGGCCCAGCATGCCCGGCGGCGGGCGGAGCAGGAGCGCGATGACATGGCGGCCCGCATGCCCCGCCCACCCAGCCCCACGTGA